From the Maioricimonas rarisocia genome, one window contains:
- a CDS encoding serine/threonine protein kinase, whose translation MALKLTAESFLTGVRQSGLVPTNRLDAALADCTRSGVDMHDAPAIAEALIQRSALTSWQAEKLLQGKFKGFVLGRYRLQNLLGRGEMSSVYLAEHVRMKRRCAIKVLPAARVKDTSYLGRFYREAEAVATLDHPNIVRAYDVDDEVEAGTEIHFLVMEYVDGVSLEKLLEEKREFPIIEAVDYVRQAAEGLAHAHENGLIHRDIKPGNLLVDRKGVVKLLDLGLARFFKSEEEESLTIKHDEKVLGTADYLAPEQAVDSHAVDERADIYSLGCTLYFALAGHPPFTDGTLVQRLLAHQTKAPTPISKLRPDVPEGVARILAKMMQKRKEDRFQSARDVADALGRWLTAHGGRAWRLKHPELLARFAEMQRAQAARASTPPAEMPMQQPPTRTASRRPEGVPKASPTRRPQRAPAAAPAPARRPRRTVPASERATPTGRQRAAAQTVRKTKPAPGTLSLFRLDSEQWLMLVLLLAGALMVAGVGYTLRAAALPEESAVQEPAPLLENDADFDLGTE comes from the coding sequence ATGGCTCTGAAGCTGACAGCCGAATCGTTTCTCACAGGCGTGCGCCAGAGCGGGCTGGTTCCGACGAACCGGCTCGATGCGGCGCTCGCGGACTGCACGCGCAGTGGCGTCGACATGCACGACGCGCCCGCGATTGCCGAAGCACTGATCCAGCGCAGCGCGCTGACCAGCTGGCAGGCGGAGAAACTGCTGCAGGGCAAATTCAAGGGGTTCGTACTGGGACGGTATCGTCTGCAGAACCTGCTTGGACGCGGCGAAATGAGTTCGGTCTATCTCGCCGAACACGTCCGCATGAAACGGCGATGTGCCATCAAGGTGCTGCCGGCCGCCCGCGTGAAGGACACGTCCTATCTGGGGCGTTTCTACCGCGAGGCCGAAGCGGTGGCGACGCTCGATCATCCCAATATCGTCCGTGCCTACGACGTCGACGACGAGGTCGAAGCCGGGACCGAGATTCACTTCCTGGTGATGGAGTATGTCGACGGCGTCAGTCTCGAGAAACTGCTTGAAGAGAAGCGGGAGTTTCCGATCATCGAGGCGGTCGACTATGTCCGGCAGGCTGCAGAAGGACTGGCCCACGCGCATGAGAACGGACTCATTCACCGCGACATCAAGCCGGGCAACCTGCTGGTCGATCGCAAGGGAGTCGTCAAGCTGCTCGACCTGGGACTGGCCCGCTTCTTCAAGTCGGAAGAAGAAGAGTCGCTGACGATCAAGCATGACGAGAAGGTGCTGGGGACGGCCGATTACCTCGCGCCGGAACAGGCGGTCGACAGCCATGCCGTCGACGAACGGGCCGATATCTACAGTCTCGGTTGCACACTCTATTTCGCGCTGGCCGGTCATCCGCCGTTCACCGACGGAACCCTGGTGCAGCGACTGCTGGCGCATCAGACAAAGGCACCGACGCCGATCTCGAAGCTGCGTCCGGATGTCCCCGAAGGAGTCGCGCGGATCCTCGCAAAGATGATGCAGAAGCGCAAGGAGGACCGTTTCCAGTCAGCTCGGGACGTCGCCGACGCACTGGGACGCTGGTTGACCGCGCATGGCGGCCGGGCCTGGCGTCTCAAGCACCCGGAACTGCTGGCCAGGTTTGCCGAGATGCAGCGGGCACAGGCGGCCAGAGCGTCGACTCCACCCGCCGAGATGCCCATGCAGCAACCGCCGACACGCACGGCGTCCCGTCGACCGGAGGGGGTTCCCAAAGCATCGCCCACACGCCGGCCGCAACGGGCTCCCGCCGCCGCGCCGGCGCCGGCCCGACGACCGCGTCGGACCGTGCCCGCATCGGAACGTGCCACGCCGACCGGACGGCAGCGAGCAGCGGCACAAACCGTCCGGAAAACGAAACCGGCGCCCGGGACGCTGAGTCTGTTCCGGCTCGATTCCGAACAGTGGCTGATGCTCGTGCTGCTGCTGGCAGGTGCCCTGATGGTGGCCGGAGTCGGCTACACACTGCGGGCCGCAGCTCTGCCTGAGGAATCTGCGGTGCAGGAGCCGGCACCTCTCCTCGAGAATGATGCCGACTTCGACCTGGGGACCGAGTGA
- a CDS encoding thioredoxin domain-containing protein yields the protein MTDPHDTTRKPNRLASETSPYLLQHAHNPVDWYPWGDEAFARAEEEDKPVFLSIGYSACHWCHVMERESFENEEIAELMNRSFVNIKVDREERPDVDQIYMSAVQLMTKHGGWPMSVFLTPDGRPFFGGTYWPPESRMGMPGFRDVISRLAQFWNEQRDEVLRSAESVTEAVGRIAAPDMAQTSLTDQTLRNAMKELLTAADRRHGGFGGAPKFPHPMDVRVLLRCARRFENDEAREIACFTLDKMADGGIYDHLGGGFHRYSTDARWLVPHFEKMLYDNALLVPAYLEAFQLTGEGRYRTTVVETLAYIEREMTSSEGAFFSTQDADSEGEEGKYFVWSAQEIRDILGDEEARIFSAFYDVTPQGNWEGTNILNRPRSLEEAARSLDLEPAGLTAQLETSRQKLLEARSQRVAPGRDDKILVAWNGMMIAALAQAARVLDQPQYAQAATDAAEFILGSMRDDEGRLLHSYKDGRARFNAYLDDYACLIDGLVELYQTTFAPQHLEAAVTLAEQLRDDFADADGQGFFYTPHHHEQLIARSKDTQDSATPSGNAVAATALLKLGRLCGRTDLQELGYQTLQQLSGLIAEHPRAGGQALIALDFVLGPTREYVFVPGKTFGDVDALQSALQHRFVPNKVVMRRPADTSDDELPEPLKPLLTGREPGDTAAVYVCEQGACQLPITDPEAFEKSLG from the coding sequence ATGACCGACCCGCACGACACCACGCGCAAACCGAATCGTCTGGCCAGCGAAACGAGTCCCTACCTGCTCCAGCACGCTCACAATCCGGTTGACTGGTATCCGTGGGGAGACGAGGCATTCGCCCGGGCGGAGGAAGAAGACAAGCCGGTCTTCCTCTCGATCGGCTACAGCGCCTGCCACTGGTGCCACGTCATGGAGCGGGAAAGCTTCGAGAACGAAGAGATTGCGGAGCTGATGAATCGCTCCTTCGTGAACATCAAGGTGGACCGCGAAGAGCGCCCCGATGTCGACCAGATCTACATGTCCGCTGTCCAGCTCATGACCAAGCATGGCGGATGGCCGATGTCGGTGTTTCTCACGCCGGACGGCCGGCCGTTCTTCGGCGGCACATACTGGCCGCCCGAATCCCGCATGGGAATGCCCGGCTTTCGCGACGTGATCAGTCGGCTGGCACAGTTCTGGAATGAACAGCGTGACGAAGTACTCCGCAGTGCCGAGTCGGTGACCGAAGCGGTCGGACGGATTGCCGCCCCCGACATGGCCCAGACGTCCCTGACCGATCAGACGTTACGGAACGCGATGAAGGAACTGCTGACGGCAGCGGATCGCCGCCACGGCGGCTTCGGCGGGGCCCCGAAGTTCCCGCACCCGATGGACGTGCGCGTGCTGCTTCGCTGCGCCCGTCGCTTCGAGAACGACGAGGCCCGGGAGATCGCCTGCTTCACCCTCGACAAGATGGCGGACGGCGGCATCTACGATCATCTCGGCGGCGGCTTCCACCGCTACTCGACCGATGCCCGCTGGCTGGTGCCGCACTTCGAGAAGATGCTCTACGACAATGCCCTGCTCGTCCCCGCCTATCTGGAAGCGTTTCAGCTGACCGGCGAGGGACGATACCGAACGACGGTCGTCGAAACGCTGGCCTATATCGAGCGCGAGATGACCTCGTCCGAGGGAGCGTTCTTCAGCACACAGGACGCCGACAGCGAAGGCGAAGAAGGGAAGTACTTCGTCTGGTCCGCCCAGGAGATCCGGGACATTCTCGGCGACGAGGAAGCCCGGATCTTTTCGGCCTTCTACGACGTCACGCCGCAGGGAAACTGGGAAGGAACGAACATCCTCAATCGTCCCCGATCGCTCGAAGAAGCGGCCAGGTCACTCGATCTCGAGCCGGCCGGACTGACCGCACAACTGGAGACGAGCCGGCAGAAACTGCTTGAGGCGCGATCGCAACGGGTTGCTCCCGGACGGGACGACAAGATCCTCGTCGCATGGAACGGCATGATGATCGCCGCCCTGGCGCAGGCGGCACGCGTCCTCGACCAGCCACAGTACGCCCAGGCCGCCACTGACGCAGCGGAGTTCATTCTCGGGAGCATGCGCGACGACGAAGGCCGGCTGCTGCACTCCTACAAGGATGGCCGGGCCCGCTTCAATGCGTATCTGGATGACTATGCGTGCCTGATCGATGGACTGGTCGAGCTCTACCAGACAACCTTCGCTCCGCAGCATCTTGAAGCCGCCGTCACTCTGGCGGAACAGCTTCGGGACGACTTCGCCGATGCCGACGGTCAGGGTTTCTTCTATACGCCGCATCATCACGAACAGCTGATCGCCCGCAGCAAGGACACGCAGGACAGCGCGACGCCGTCGGGCAATGCTGTTGCAGCGACCGCTCTGCTCAAGCTGGGACGACTGTGCGGACGGACCGACCTGCAGGAGTTGGGATACCAGACGCTGCAGCAGCTCTCGGGGCTGATCGCCGAGCATCCCCGGGCCGGGGGCCAGGCGCTGATAGCGCTCGACTTCGTCCTCGGACCGACGCGGGAGTACGTGTTCGTGCCCGGCAAGACGTTTGGCGACGTCGACGCGCTGCAGTCGGCACTGCAGCATCGCTTCGTCCCCAACAAGGTCGTTATGCGGCGACCGGCCGACACCTCCGATGATGAACTTCCCGAGCCTCTCAAGCCGCTGCTGACCGGACGCGAGCCGGGAGACACCGCGGCTGTCTACGTGTGCGAGCAGGGAGCCTGCCAGTTGCCGATCACCGATCCGGAGGCATTCGAGAAGTCGCTCGGCTGA
- a CDS encoding DUF1570 domain-containing protein — protein sequence MICSLNRPIHCTPTLHVCTSASLVLSLLLAGSVRADEMLEEVTFVDKAGTEQTWNVRVLVQAADGGLLIEDRLGRIEAVVPQRLKERSPTTDSFAYLNADELERALQDELGAGFDVYQTPHYVICTNAGEAYARWTGNLLERLLRAFLLHWGRFGLELSAPDHPLPVIVLSGADDFAQFAARDAGPAVAATKGYYSLASNRIVLYDLTAGGGEGRPRSADDVARQVATSEFSVATVVHEATHQIAFNSGMHTRYADNPMWLTEGMAMYFETPDLKSRTGWRTAGQVNRPRLGRFREYLAAGRPEDSLVRLIASEERFRDPEAAPFAYAESWALTHFLIRRHREEFVAYLERLAAKPRLKWSTPEERLAAFRDAFNDDLDQLDRSLRQHIARMPRGRR from the coding sequence ATGATCTGCTCGCTGAACCGTCCGATCCATTGCACCCCCACGCTTCACGTGTGCACGTCGGCCTCGCTGGTCCTTTCGCTGTTGCTGGCCGGCAGCGTCCGTGCGGACGAAATGCTGGAAGAGGTCACGTTTGTCGACAAGGCAGGCACAGAGCAGACATGGAACGTCCGTGTTCTCGTCCAGGCTGCGGATGGCGGCCTGCTGATCGAAGACCGCCTGGGACGCATCGAAGCGGTCGTGCCGCAGCGGCTGAAGGAGCGGTCACCCACGACCGATTCGTTTGCGTACCTGAACGCCGATGAGCTTGAACGGGCCCTGCAGGACGAACTCGGTGCCGGCTTTGACGTCTACCAGACACCGCACTACGTCATCTGCACGAATGCCGGCGAGGCGTACGCCCGCTGGACGGGGAACCTGCTGGAGCGACTGCTGCGGGCGTTCCTGTTGCACTGGGGGCGATTCGGTCTGGAGCTGTCGGCTCCCGACCATCCGCTGCCGGTGATCGTGCTCTCCGGTGCCGACGACTTCGCACAGTTTGCGGCCCGCGATGCCGGTCCGGCCGTTGCCGCGACAAAGGGGTACTACTCACTCGCTTCGAACCGCATCGTGCTGTACGACCTCACCGCCGGGGGAGGGGAGGGGCGTCCGCGATCGGCCGACGACGTGGCCCGACAGGTGGCGACATCGGAGTTCAGTGTAGCCACGGTCGTTCACGAGGCAACGCATCAGATCGCGTTCAACAGCGGCATGCACACCCGCTACGCCGACAATCCGATGTGGTTGACCGAAGGGATGGCGATGTACTTCGAAACGCCGGACCTGAAGAGCCGGACGGGATGGCGGACGGCCGGTCAGGTGAATCGACCGCGACTCGGGCGATTTCGGGAGTACCTGGCAGCGGGACGACCGGAGGACTCGCTCGTCCGTCTGATTGCTTCCGAAGAACGATTCCGCGATCCCGAAGCGGCGCCGTTTGCTTACGCCGAGAGCTGGGCTCTGACGCACTTTCTCATCCGGCGTCACCGCGAGGAGTTCGTGGCGTACCTCGAGCGGCTCGCGGCAAAGCCGCGGCTGAAATGGAGTACGCCGGAAGAACGTCTCGCCGCGTTTCGTGACGCCTTCAACGACGACCTCGATCAGCTGGATCGCTCGCTGCGCCAGCACATTGCCCGCATGCCGCGCGGACGGCGCTGA